A segment of the Capnocytophaga sp. ARDL2 genome:
AGATTAGACGAAAGATTTACTTCAAAAATGGCATTTCAAACCATGATTGACAGTGGATTAAAGAAAAAACAAAGACAAAATAAAGCATTGGTTGACGAAATTGCAGCTACTATATTGTTGCAAGATTATCTCAGCTATTACAATTAAATTTCTGATTATCAATAAATACATTACCAATAAAAATGTCTTCAAAACAACCTATAGAAACAGATATCGTACTGATAGGAGCAGGTATTATGAGTGCTACTTTGGGCTTGTTGCTCAAAGAGTTGAACCCTGCGTATCGCATTGAAATAGTAGAGCGATTAGATGCCGCAGCTACCGAAAGTTCTGAGGCTTGGAACAATGCAGGTACAGGTCATGCCGCTTTTTGTGAGTTGAATTACACTCCAGAAAAAAACGGTCAAATCGATATTACAAAGGCATTGAATATTTGTCAACAGTTTGAAGAATCACGCCAATTTTGGTCGTATTTGGTAAATAAAAACATTATTGACAATCCGAAAAGTTTTGTAAACAATGTACCTCATTTGAGTTTCGTTTGGGGTGAAAACAATGTAAAATTCCTTAAAAATCGTTTCGAGGCATTGAAAAAAGCTCCTCTTTTCGATGAAATGGAATATACCGAAGACAGCGAAACTATCAAAACATGGGCTCCGCTGTTGATGCGTTCTCGCAAAAATAATACGCCTGTTGCAGCTACCAAAATGCACCGTGGTACGGATGTGAATTATGGTGAATTGACCCGCAAAATGATTGCTCATCAGACCAATCAAAATGGGGTAAATGTTTCGTTTAAAACGGAGGTTTATGATTTGAAACGCCAAACCGATGGCAAATGGAAAGTATTGGTAAAAGATTTGACAACAGGTACAAAACGCACCATTATTTCAAACTTTGTATTTATCGGAGCAGGTGGTGGTTCGATATTATTGTTAGAAAAATCAGGTATTCCAGAAGCAAAAGGTTACGGAGGTTTCCCTGTGAGTGGACAATGGTTGGTGTGTACCAACGAAGATTTAGTAAATCAGCACCAAGCCAAAGTATATGGAAAAGCAAGTGTAGGAGCTCCACCTATGTCAGTTCCGCATTTAGATACTCGTTATATCAATGGTAAAAAAGCCTTGTTGTTTGGGCCTTACGCTGGTTTTTCAACAAAATTTTTGAAAACAGGTTCGTATTTAGATTTGCTAAAATCGTTGACTTGTAGCAATTTGAAGCCGATGATTCAAGCGGGATTGAGCAATATAGATTTGACTAAATATTTGATAGGAGAAGTGTTGCAATCAGATGACAAACGCATCGAATCGTTGAGAGATTATTTGCCAGACGCAAAGAAAAACGAATGGAAGTTGGAAATTGCAGGACAACGCGTACAGGTAATCAAGAAAAAAGACGGAAAAGGTGTGCTGGAATTTGGTACAGAAGTAATCAATTCAGCAGACGGTTCGTTAGCAGCTTTGTTAGGAGCGTCTCCAGGTGCATCTACAACGGTGAGTATTATGCTAAATTTGATAAAGAGATGTTTCCCAGAGCAATACGCATCGGCAGAATGGCAAGCAAAATTCAAAGAAATGATTCCATCGTTTGGAAAAGCATTGAATGAACATCCAGAATTGTTGAAACAAGTTCGCACAGAAACTTCAAAAACGCTACAATTGGGAGAATAATAAAATCGCCACAATTATCAAATACTGTATAATTGTGGCGATATTTTTATTATTACAATCAATATGGTTCGTATATCAAACGAAGAAAAGTACTAAATCGTTCGTTTTCTTTACTTATGGGAATTCCTATTACAATTCCTAACATGATATTTTCGTTGACAACCAATCGCATTTGCGGTCGATTAATCAGCGAAAAAATCATCTTTTCTTAGTTCTTTGTTTAGCTCTATACCAACAAAATTTCTCGTACTAGGAATCATATAATGAAAATTACTATTAACTTGAGTATATGAATTCCAAGTATTGGTTTTAAAAACTTATTCGATTGCAGGACCTGCATAAATCAGTGTATGAAAATTATTTCCCCATCTTTTGGCATCAACAAAAAAAGGTTTGATTTCGTTGTGAGAGAAAAGCGTTTGCTTTGACAGTTCTCCAAATGCTGACATACCTAATTTGTGTAAATAGCCCACAACAAGTGAAGTAGTGTGTTTTTCATTGACTAAAAACGTATATTGAGT
Coding sequences within it:
- a CDS encoding malate:quinone oxidoreductase translates to MSSKQPIETDIVLIGAGIMSATLGLLLKELNPAYRIEIVERLDAAATESSEAWNNAGTGHAAFCELNYTPEKNGQIDITKALNICQQFEESRQFWSYLVNKNIIDNPKSFVNNVPHLSFVWGENNVKFLKNRFEALKKAPLFDEMEYTEDSETIKTWAPLLMRSRKNNTPVAATKMHRGTDVNYGELTRKMIAHQTNQNGVNVSFKTEVYDLKRQTDGKWKVLVKDLTTGTKRTIISNFVFIGAGGGSILLLEKSGIPEAKGYGGFPVSGQWLVCTNEDLVNQHQAKVYGKASVGAPPMSVPHLDTRYINGKKALLFGPYAGFSTKFLKTGSYLDLLKSLTCSNLKPMIQAGLSNIDLTKYLIGEVLQSDDKRIESLRDYLPDAKKNEWKLEIAGQRVQVIKKKDGKGVLEFGTEVINSADGSLAALLGASPGASTTVSIMLNLIKRCFPEQYASAEWQAKFKEMIPSFGKALNEHPELLKQVRTETSKTLQLGE